The following proteins are co-located in the Flammeovirga kamogawensis genome:
- a CDS encoding sigma-54-dependent transcriptional regulator — MAKKILIIDDEKSIRYTLREILEFEDYEVDEAKDGEEALEKLVVNNYDVALCDVKMPKKDGIEVLTKAMEMGKAPQFIMISAHANIDIAVDATKKGAFDFISKPPDLNRLLLAVRNALDKSSLVQETKVLKKQVAKKYDIIGETEPVLQMKETIEKVAPTEARVLVTGPNGAGKELVARWLHGKSPRSKQQLVEVNCAAIPSELIESELFGHEKGSFTSAHKQRIGKFEQANEGTLFLDEIGDMSLSAQAKVLRALQENRITRVGGDKEIKVNVRVVAATNKDLKTMIKSGDFREDLYHRLSVIVIKVPSLAERKEDIPLLVKKFLKDIAGEYGRPETKITDDALDKMKEPGWTGNIRELRNVVERLTIMSPTEITKDDVERYAFL; from the coding sequence ATGGCTAAGAAGATACTTATTATTGACGACGAGAAAAGTATACGTTATACACTTCGAGAGATTTTAGAATTCGAAGATTATGAGGTCGATGAAGCAAAAGACGGGGAGGAAGCACTTGAGAAACTTGTTGTAAATAATTATGATGTTGCTTTGTGTGATGTAAAGATGCCTAAAAAAGATGGTATTGAAGTTCTAACAAAAGCAATGGAAATGGGGAAAGCTCCTCAATTTATTATGATCTCTGCACATGCAAATATTGATATTGCTGTAGATGCTACTAAAAAAGGAGCTTTTGATTTTATTTCTAAACCACCCGATTTAAATAGATTACTTTTAGCAGTAAGAAATGCTTTAGATAAATCTTCTTTAGTTCAAGAAACTAAGGTACTTAAAAAGCAAGTAGCTAAAAAATATGATATCATTGGTGAAACAGAACCTGTTTTGCAAATGAAAGAAACTATAGAAAAAGTAGCTCCGACGGAAGCAAGAGTTTTAGTAACTGGACCAAATGGTGCTGGTAAAGAATTAGTTGCACGTTGGTTACATGGTAAAAGCCCTAGATCTAAACAACAACTTGTTGAAGTAAATTGTGCGGCAATACCTTCTGAGTTAATTGAAAGTGAACTTTTTGGTCATGAAAAAGGATCTTTTACTTCTGCTCATAAGCAACGAATAGGTAAATTTGAACAGGCCAATGAAGGAACTCTATTCTTAGATGAAATTGGTGATATGAGTTTATCTGCACAAGCTAAAGTTTTACGTGCTTTGCAAGAAAATCGAATTACTAGAGTAGGTGGAGATAAAGAAATTAAGGTTAATGTTAGAGTTGTTGCGGCAACAAATAAAGACCTTAAAACGATGATTAAATCAGGAGATTTTAGAGAAGATTTGTATCATAGATTAAGTGTAATTGTTATTAAAGTACCTTCTTTAGCAGAACGTAAAGAAGATATTCCTTTATTAGTGAAGAAGTTCTTAAAAGATATTGCTGGAGAATATGGTCGCCCTGAAACCAAAATCACAGATGATGCTCTAGATAAAATGAAAGAGCCTGGTTGGACAGGCAATATTAGGGAGTTGCGTAATGTTGTTGAAAGACTTACAATTATGAGTCCTACAGAAATTACAAAGGATGATGTAGAGCGATACGCTTTCTTATAG